TCAGGTACCACTACTGGAACGCAGCGCTCAATGGCGTCGGTCCTCTGTTCCTGCGCCCGGCAGCTCCTTCTCTGGCCCGGGCCAAGCTCTACCGCGGGGTAAGGCAGCGGCACTGGGGAAGGTGGGTGGCAGAGATCCGCATTCCCCGCAACCGGAGCCGCCTGTGGCTCGGCACCTTCAACACTGCGGAGGAGGCCGCTCTCGCCTACGACCGCGAGGCCTTCAAGCTGCGCGGCGAGAGCGCGAAGCTCAACTTCCCCAATCTTTTTCACGGGGAAAGCAGGGACGCAGCTTTGTGCTCCACCATGACCTCCTCCACCAGCACCGCGGCTCCCTCCTCGTCCTCCTCTTCTCCGCGTGATTCTGCCAAGTCCCCGAGCTTAGCTCCAAGCTCGGCGCCAGCTTCACCATTTCCGATGTTTCCGGAGATGCCTGAAATGTCATGGGAGAGCGTTCAAGAGGAGGCGTGGTTCAACGCGTGGGGGCCGGGGAGCTCCATTTGGGACGACGTCGATGGAGCCAGCAGATTACTCTTCCAATCCAGGCTCGCCACCATATCTGAGGCGCCGGAAACTGATCCGCCCTCAAGTTCCACACTGCCATTGCCGTCGCCGGCCACTCAGGAGACGaccacctcttctcctcctcctccttccttggttTTGTGGAAGAAGTGAGTCGTTGCATTGCATTTATACGAATCAATGACTTCAACTACTGCATGAGATTAAGCATTAAACCATCATTATTTGTCACATATTTAGTTCTTTGTTTGACCATGAGTAATAAATTCATCTCCAACTCTATCCTTTAGTTTGAATCAGGTGCATTTCTCTTTTCTAGCCCTAGGCATTGCATGATATGAAGCAGGGCACATCAATGGTGAGCGGTGCGTAGATCCAGTCGAGTACTTAGTGGGTTTGCTTATCCAACGAGATTACAAGATATGAATAAACATCCTCAATCAACTCAATGCTTCAACATCCCAAACCTTTTATTCCCTCTCTGCacctcaaaattttacaagcaaTTTCTGCAAACACTTAATGAAAGCTTCACATGGCACAACTCAACTAGACTGAAACACAAACCAATTTGCTCAGCCAGAAGAACTCTTAATCAAGCCAACCCAACCAGCTTCTCACTCAGCTCCCACACCTTCTTGGCCTTCTCAGCGTCACTGGCTTCCTCCGACAGCTGGTTCTCGAACGACGCCGAGTTGCTGTTCCAGCTCCAGTACACTCCCGACTTGGACAAGCTCGGATCACTCACCACCTGCATCAATCGTAAGACCCAACTATTATTCGTGTCGACGATTAATCGCACAAAAGTCTCAGTACCTGTGCAAGCCTTTTGCCGGATTCCTCTTCGGAGACGAAGCCTTTGGTGATGTACTTTTGGAAGGGCGGGAAGAGAAGGCGGAAGAGGGGGATGTGCTCGCGGAAGAGGCCGGTGGTGGCGATGCAACCTGGGTAGAGGGAGGCGAAGGTGATGCCTGTCTCCTCGTGGAACCGCCGGTGGAACTCCTGCATTGTTAGCATGTTGCACACCTTGCTGTCTTTGTAGGCCTTGGCGCCGTCGAATTCGCCGCCGTCGATCATGGTGGATCCACTGAGTCCGTTGAGTCCGCCGGCGAGGCCTCTGAGGTCGCCGAGGTTCGCCTTCGGTGGTATGTTTCCGGCCAGGGTGTTTGTGTTTCCTGATTGAAACAATTTCCAATTTGTGTATAATTGAGTCGACTTCGATTCAGTAAAATGAGAAAAGAAACAGGGTATTACCGGTGATGGAGCCGACGATGATGAGGCGGCGGAAGGGGTAGTCGGAGGCCTTCATGTGGTCGACGAGCAGGCGTGCGAGAAGGAAGTGTCCTAGGTGATTGACCCCCACGCTCATCTCGAGCCCGTCGGCCGTGTAGGTCGGTTCCTTTGCCGTCGGGTAGTAGACCGCCGCGTTGCAGACCAGCACGTCCAGCGGCCGCCCCGACTGCAGGAACGCCTCCACGAACTGGCGCACGCTGTCCAGCGACGCCAGGTCCAGGTGCATCACCTGGTAGTTTTCCCGCGGCATGCCCGCCGCCTTCGccgctcgctcggccttcaggAAGTCGCGGCACGCCATGATGACGTTCCACTTCCCCGTCTCCGCCAGCGCCTTCGCCGTCGCGAGCCCGAGCCCAGACGACGCTCCCGTCACGATCACGTTCCCCTTGCGGAGAGTCTTCTTGGTGTCCGGGGCGGCGCGGGTGACGGCCGGGGTGGTGGCCGCCGTTTGGGCTCGAATTCCAACCGAAAGATTCAACCTCTGTCAAGAAAATCCAACCTCACATATCACCAAAAAGAACTCCAAAATCCAATTTTTCAAGCATGGAAATTACAAATCCATTGGCAATAAACAAAGCGATCCATTAAAAATACAAAAAGTAATTCTCCTTTTAGGGTTTTGCAACGTttagctcaaaaaaaaaaaaaccatcttGACCCTGAACAACCTCGCATACACATACCTTGTTGCTCCTAAGAACCGAAGAACCAAACTCGAACTTGGAGTGGTCAGAAAGAGAGAGCCCCAAGAAAGCCGACTCCTTAAGTCCTCCATTAGCCTTCCCCTGCATTCCCCTCTTTTAGAAACCAAACCATGGAGAAGGAAAAGGGAATACGAAATGAACCAGCAGGCTGACCTCTTTGTGAGCTGAGAGAGccgaaggaaggaaggaagcctGAAGAGCCATGGAAGGCAAAGCGGTAATCGTCGGACAAGGAAGAGTTCAGGGTTTAGGTTTATAACGAAGGGGGGCGAGGATAAGGGGATAGAGTTGTGGACCCGGGGAAGCCACCGTGGCGAGGGTTGGGCCAATAGGGAGTCGTCACTTAGATTTCCCCCGACATGGATTTTTATTATCGATGGAGTTGGTTCTGTATCCATCGATTGGTAGATTCAGTGCGTGATATAGAGCTTGGATTTTGTTAGGGTTTGCGCAGGGACCTGGAACCCAACTCAATAATGAAGCATGGAGACCTCGTGATGGAGTTGTTCTGGCTTTAGTGGTCCATAATCGAGTTTAAATTTCTGGAGAGAAGAAAAAACAGAAGAAACATTTGTTGATTAAAAAGTTATCGATTAAATTTTTCATGTGATTTACTTCAGCGGATGAAGTCAGTATTCAATAATCAATAGGCATCAGAGTTACCATAAAGAGTCCCGgtcattaattattaattttgacaCATATTCTTGAAAGACATGAATGTAATTATCTTTAGTAAATATCTTTTAATCATTATTATTATTCTAAAAACTAATAATCTTTCATAATTTATCTCCTGCTTTATAACGTATTTACCTTTTACTcccttctattttattttatttcttgccTTCCGAAAGGCTGGAAAATTCCACAATAAACTACGGAATAACGTATTTACCTTTTACTcccttctattttattttattctaaaaGTCGTAGCAAAATTTCAGTTTGATTTCCCATTTTCTCTGTCTATATTTCtcacaaaataattattttcttcaaaaaaaaaaaaaggctacgGAATAGGCAATTAGGCATCTCATCTCATTGAGCTCACTACCTCCACCTGTCGGTTTCGCCACCGCCGTCTCTCGGCCGCCGCAGCTGGCGGAGCCGCATCCCTTCGAGAGCCCTAAGCACGTGCCACGTGGCATCTCCCTCAGCCATGGGGCGGCGGAAGAGCAGCGCCCGGCGCCGCGCCGGCTCCCACAGGTTTCGCTGGATCGTCGACAGGTTCGTCGCCGCCACCCGGTCAAGGATCTCCTCCAGCCGGTTGACCTCAGCCTCCGCTACTGTCAATGATATCTCCGGCCACCCAACCGTCTCCGTAAAAGGCAGCCGGATGTCGTCCGCCACGATCACGGGCACACACCCTAGCGCCACCGCCTCCACCAGCCGCGGGCTCCACGGCGCCCACCCTAGCGGGCAGAGGCAGAACACCGACCGCGCCATCTCCCTCCGGTAGTCGCCAGACCGCTTCCGCTCCAGTCGGAACCGAGGATTCCCGCCGTACTTCCGCAAGATCTCAGT
This window of the Zingiber officinale cultivar Zhangliang chromosome 3B, Zo_v1.1, whole genome shotgun sequence genome carries:
- the LOC121967648 gene encoding ethylene-responsive transcription factor RAP2-13-like isoform X1, translating into MEEEGNSDRGGKQKNVLQQEQHSLLPSKRVRSPNLIHESSSASLPSFPRFLPDFNSQPKFPFASGSSVPVVVAPRIADHTNSVPLTAVEQSPLMYATSDHRQTHHEQLLRYHYWNAALNGVGPLFLRPAAPSLARAKLYRGVRQRHWGRWVAEIRIPRNRSRLWLGTFNTAEEAALAYDREAFKLRGESAKLNFPNLFHGESRDAALCSTMTSSTSTAAPSSSSSSPRDSAKSPSLAPSSAPASPFPMFPEMPEMSWESVQEEAWFNAWGPGSSIWDDVDGASRLLFQSRLATISEAPETDPPSSSTLPLPSPATQETTTSSPPPPSLVLWKK
- the LOC121967648 gene encoding ethylene-responsive transcription factor ERF053-like isoform X2, yielding MYATSDHRQTHHEQLLRYHYWNAALNGVGPLFLRPAAPSLARAKLYRGVRQRHWGRWVAEIRIPRNRSRLWLGTFNTAEEAALAYDREAFKLRGESAKLNFPNLFHGESRDAALCSTMTSSTSTAAPSSSSSSPRDSAKSPSLAPSSAPASPFPMFPEMPEMSWESVQEEAWFNAWGPGSSIWDDVDGASRLLFQSRLATISEAPETDPPSSSTLPLPSPATQETTTSSPPPPSLVLWKK
- the LOC121967647 gene encoding protochlorophyllide reductase-like, yielding MALQASFLPSALSAHKEGKANGGLKESAFLGLSLSDHSKFEFGSSVLRSNKRLNLSVGIRAQTAATTPAVTRAAPDTKKTLRKGNVIVTGASSGLGLATAKALAETGKWNVIMACRDFLKAERAAKAAGMPRENYQVMHLDLASLDSVRQFVEAFLQSGRPLDVLVCNAAVYYPTAKEPTYTADGLEMSVGVNHLGHFLLARLLVDHMKASDYPFRRLIIVGSITGNTNTLAGNIPPKANLGDLRGLAGGLNGLSGSTMIDGGEFDGAKAYKDSKVCNMLTMQEFHRRFHEETGITFASLYPGCIATTGLFREHIPLFRLLFPPFQKYITKGFVSEEESGKRLAQVVSDPSLSKSGVYWSWNSNSASFENQLSEEASDAEKAKKVWELSEKLVGLA